The following are from one region of the Bacillota bacterium genome:
- the lgt gene encoding prolipoprotein diacylglyceryl transferase — translation MNPVIFEVGPFAVRWYGVLMGASVAIGAYLAYRQARRWGVNEDHVLTVIPLAIILGLIGARVGYVVTNWGYYATNQAEIIATWHGGLSFHGAIIGGALAIWLYAIYSKISFYRYVDLMVPGVAVGIILVRIGNLINGESMGRAFGSSMTAHPTQIYGSLIGVVLLIIALRQQAHVPPPGYMFWTFVFWYSLLRAVVEETFRDNPLYVWGYVNPKLGIGLFTLTQIVSLPLILLAAYMLWRIRHRATKESVPSAAIDPAAGADGQDG, via the coding sequence TTGAATCCGGTCATCTTCGAGGTCGGACCGTTCGCCGTCCGCTGGTATGGAGTGCTCATGGGGGCCTCGGTGGCCATCGGTGCCTACCTGGCCTACCGCCAGGCCCGGCGCTGGGGGGTGAACGAGGACCATGTCCTGACGGTTATCCCTCTGGCCATCATCCTGGGCCTCATCGGCGCCCGGGTGGGCTACGTCGTCACCAATTGGGGCTACTATGCCACCAACCAGGCGGAGATCATCGCCACCTGGCACGGTGGCCTTTCCTTCCATGGGGCGATCATCGGCGGCGCTCTCGCCATCTGGCTCTACGCCATCTACAGCAAGATCAGTTTCTACCGTTACGTTGACTTGATGGTTCCCGGGGTGGCCGTGGGGATCATCCTGGTCCGCATCGGCAACTTGATCAACGGGGAATCGATGGGCCGCGCCTTCGGGTCCTCGATGACCGCTCACCCCACCCAGATCTACGGTTCCCTGATCGGGGTCGTCCTGCTGATCATCGCCCTCAGACAGCAGGCCCACGTCCCGCCGCCCGGCTACATGTTCTGGACCTTCGTCTTCTGGTACTCGCTCCTCCGGGCGGTCGTCGAGGAGACCTTCCGAGACAACCCGCTCTACGTCTGGGGTTATGTCAATCCCAAGCTGGGCATCGGGCTCTTCACCCTGACCCAGATCGTCAGCCTGCCCCTGATCCTCCTGGCGGCCTACATGCTCTGGCGAATTCGGCACCGGGCCACAAAGGAGAGCGTGCCGAGCGCGGCGATCGACCCGGCCGCCGGAGCCGACGGGCAGGACGGCTGA
- the purN gene encoding phosphoribosylglycinamide formyltransferase, with translation MVALGVLASGRGTNLQAIIDAVKAGRLDARLAVVISDKPGAAAIERARRHGAPAVVVDRRAYGGRAEHERAVVETLRAHHVDLVCLAGYMRIVGPTLLDAFGGRVMNIHPALLPAFPGVDAQKQALEHGVKVTGCTVHFVDKGMDSGPIILQRAVPVLEGDDVETLAARILEQEHQAYPEAIRLYAAGRLEVIGRRVRILGEEATSCQDVR, from the coding sequence ATGGTCGCCCTGGGCGTCCTGGCCTCCGGCCGGGGGACCAACCTGCAGGCGATCATTGACGCCGTCAAGGCCGGACGGCTCGACGCCCGCCTGGCCGTGGTCATCAGTGACAAGCCGGGGGCCGCGGCCATCGAGCGGGCCAGGCGGCACGGGGCGCCGGCCGTGGTCGTCGACCGGCGGGCCTACGGAGGTCGGGCCGAGCACGAGCGGGCCGTGGTCGAGACCCTCCGCGCCCATCACGTCGACCTCGTCTGCCTGGCCGGGTACATGCGGATCGTCGGTCCGACGCTCCTCGATGCCTTCGGCGGGCGGGTGATGAACATCCACCCCGCCCTCCTGCCGGCCTTTCCCGGCGTCGACGCCCAGAAGCAGGCCTTGGAGCACGGGGTCAAGGTGACCGGCTGCACCGTCCACTTCGTCGACAAGGGCATGGACTCGGGGCCGATCATCCTCCAGCGGGCCGTCCCAGTCCTCGAGGGAGACGACGTCGAGACCCTCGCCGCCCGGATCCTCGAACAGGAACACCAGGCCTATCCAGAAGCCATCCGCCTGTACGCCGCCGGGCGCCTCGAGGTGATCGGGCGGCGGGTCCGCATCCTCGGGGAGGAGGCCACATCATGCCAAGACGTGCGTTAG
- the purH gene encoding bifunctional phosphoribosylaminoimidazolecarboxamide formyltransferase/IMP cyclohydrolase, producing MPRRALVSVSDKTGIKGFVQELLDLGFEVISTGGTARLLRQSGLPVREVSDVTGFPEILDGRVKTLQPGVHAGILAARDKPEHLRQLADLGIEPIDMVVVNLYPFRATVEQPGVTFDEAIENIDIGGPTMIRSAAKNHRYVTVVVDPEDYGPVLEELKANGAVGAATRYRLAVEAFRHTANYDAIISGWLLRRQGHSPADRPERLLLYFDKVQDLRYGENPHQQAALYSEPFASPSSLAGATKLQGKELSYNNLMDAQAALETVTEFDRPAAVVVKHNNPCGAAVADTLAEAYRRAHDADPVSIFGGIVALNRSCDRATAVELAKIFLEIVIAPGFEAEALEVLAARRDLRLLVVQPPAGERREVTRAAGYDLRRISGGLLLQTADVAVAQETAAGWRLVAGPAPTAPVLAQLELAWTVVKHVKSNAIVVARGGATVGIGAGQTNRIDAAKLAIEHAGERVLGAVLASDGFFPFADVVEAAVAAGVSAIVQPGGSIRDDESIAVCQKAGLTMLFTGIRHFRH from the coding sequence ATGCCAAGACGTGCGTTAGTCAGTGTGTCCGACAAGACCGGAATCAAGGGGTTTGTTCAAGAGCTCCTGGACCTGGGGTTCGAGGTCATCTCGACGGGTGGGACCGCCCGTCTTCTCAGACAATCCGGACTCCCGGTCAGAGAGGTCTCGGACGTGACCGGTTTCCCGGAAATCCTGGATGGGCGGGTGAAGACCCTTCAGCCGGGCGTCCACGCCGGCATCCTGGCCGCCCGCGACAAACCGGAGCACCTGCGGCAACTGGCCGACCTGGGGATCGAGCCCATCGACATGGTCGTCGTCAACCTCTACCCCTTTCGGGCCACCGTTGAGCAGCCGGGGGTGACCTTCGACGAGGCCATCGAGAACATCGACATCGGCGGGCCGACGATGATCCGCTCGGCGGCCAAGAACCACCGCTACGTGACCGTCGTCGTCGATCCCGAAGACTATGGCCCGGTGCTCGAGGAACTCAAAGCCAACGGGGCGGTCGGGGCGGCCACCAGGTACCGCCTGGCGGTCGAGGCCTTCCGTCATACGGCCAACTACGATGCGATCATCTCCGGCTGGCTGTTGAGGCGGCAGGGGCACTCCCCGGCCGACCGGCCGGAGCGGCTGTTGCTTTACTTTGATAAAGTACAGGACCTTCGCTACGGCGAGAACCCGCACCAGCAGGCAGCCCTCTACAGCGAGCCTTTCGCCTCGCCGTCCAGCCTGGCCGGGGCCACCAAGCTGCAGGGCAAGGAACTGTCCTACAACAACCTGATGGACGCGCAGGCGGCCCTCGAGACGGTCACCGAGTTCGACCGCCCGGCCGCCGTGGTCGTCAAGCACAATAACCCGTGCGGGGCGGCCGTGGCCGACACCCTGGCCGAGGCCTATCGCCGGGCCCACGACGCCGACCCGGTGTCCATCTTCGGCGGTATCGTCGCCCTGAACCGCTCCTGTGACCGGGCCACCGCGGTCGAGTTGGCCAAGATCTTCCTGGAGATCGTCATCGCCCCGGGCTTCGAGGCCGAGGCCCTCGAGGTCCTGGCGGCCCGCAGGGACCTCCGATTGCTGGTGGTCCAGCCGCCCGCCGGCGAACGGCGGGAGGTGACCCGAGCGGCCGGTTACGACCTCCGCCGGATCAGCGGCGGCCTGCTTCTGCAGACGGCCGATGTCGCCGTCGCTCAGGAAACCGCCGCCGGCTGGCGGCTGGTCGCCGGGCCCGCCCCGACCGCCCCCGTCCTGGCCCAGCTCGAGCTGGCCTGGACGGTGGTCAAGCACGTCAAGTCCAACGCCATCGTCGTGGCCAGGGGCGGGGCCACCGTCGGCATCGGGGCCGGCCAGACCAACCGCATCGATGCCGCCAAGTTGGCCATCGAGCATGCCGGTGAGCGGGTCCTGGGGGCCGTCCTAGCCTCCGACGGCTTCTTCCCCTTCGCCGACGTGGTCGAGGCGGCCGTGGCCGCCGGCGTCTCCGCCATCGTCCAGCCGGGCGGCTCCATCCGCGACGACGAGTCCATCGCCGTCTGCCAGAAGGCCGGGCTGACCATGCTCTTTACGGGCATCCGTCACTTCCGGCACTAG
- the purM gene encoding phosphoribosylformylglycinamidine cyclo-ligase gives MPDKEDRPDRRPDSADRLTYRQTGVDTELAEMAVSRIQDLIRGTARPGAMFTGRGFGNRFELDPGTWPRPVLVSGADGVGTKLKIAFALDKHDTVGLDCVAMCVDDVAAAGAEPLFFLDYVATGKLVPSRLEAIVAGVVAGCRQAGCALIGGETAEMPGMYDENEYDLVGFSVGAADKDRLWGKDRVRAGYVLIGLASSGLHSNGYSLVRGIVERAGLRLGKFVDEFGRTLGEELLEPTRIYARHLIAVGGEFPVAAAAHITGGGLVRNVGRILPDGHGAVIDQGSWDIPPVFEYLARHGRVDEDECFRTWNMGLGMVMAIEPAKADGLIGRLRQLGERAWPIGTVAAGPDARVRFA, from the coding sequence ATGCCCGATAAGGAAGACCGCCCGGACCGCCGCCCGGACAGTGCCGACCGCCTGACCTACCGCCAGACCGGCGTCGATACTGAACTGGCCGAGATGGCCGTCTCGAGGATCCAGGACCTCATCCGGGGAACGGCCCGGCCGGGGGCGATGTTCACCGGTCGCGGCTTCGGCAACCGCTTCGAGCTGGACCCCGGCACCTGGCCCCGCCCGGTGCTGGTCTCTGGGGCCGACGGGGTTGGGACCAAGCTGAAGATCGCCTTCGCTCTGGACAAGCACGACACGGTGGGCCTCGATTGCGTGGCCATGTGCGTTGACGACGTGGCCGCGGCCGGGGCCGAACCCCTCTTCTTCCTGGACTACGTGGCCACCGGGAAGCTCGTCCCGTCCCGTCTCGAGGCCATCGTGGCCGGCGTCGTGGCCGGCTGCCGCCAGGCGGGTTGCGCCCTGATCGGCGGCGAGACGGCCGAGATGCCCGGGATGTACGATGAGAACGAGTACGACCTGGTCGGGTTCTCCGTCGGCGCGGCCGACAAGGACCGGCTTTGGGGCAAGGACCGGGTCAGGGCCGGCTACGTCCTGATCGGCCTGGCCTCGTCGGGACTCCATTCCAACGGCTATTCACTGGTCCGGGGGATCGTCGAGCGGGCCGGCCTGCGGCTGGGCAAGTTCGTCGACGAGTTCGGCCGGACCCTCGGCGAGGAGCTTCTCGAGCCGACCCGGATCTACGCCCGCCACCTTATCGCCGTCGGCGGCGAGTTCCCGGTGGCGGCGGCCGCCCACATCACCGGCGGGGGGCTGGTCCGCAACGTCGGCCGGATCCTGCCGGACGGGCACGGAGCGGTCATCGACCAGGGGTCGTGGGACATCCCCCCGGTCTTCGAGTACCTGGCCCGGCACGGCCGCGTCGATGAGGACGAGTGTTTCCGGACCTGGAACATGGGCCTCGGGATGGTCATGGCGATCGAACCGGCCAAGGCCGACGGCCTGATCGGCCGCCTGCGCCAGCTGGGCGAGCGGGCCTGGCCGATCGGAACGGTCGCCGCCGGACCGGATGCCCGAGTCCGCTTCGCCTAG
- a CDS encoding QueT transporter family protein has protein sequence MNEEIREHDEPKSPAERSPAQRITRVAMIAAIYAALTLALAPISYSALQVRVAEALTVLPFISRLSIPGLFVGCLVANLFGLFFTGLGWYDVVFGSLATLLAAYLTSRVPRPILAPLPPIVINALVVAAYVSALSNLPYWLTALYIAAGEAVAGYVLGYPLLIFLLKRPALRRYIE, from the coding sequence TTGAACGAAGAGATTAGGGAACATGATGAGCCCAAGTCCCCGGCCGAGAGGTCCCCGGCCCAAAGGATCACCCGGGTGGCCATGATTGCCGCCATCTACGCCGCCCTGACCCTGGCCCTGGCCCCCATCAGCTACTCGGCCCTGCAGGTCCGGGTGGCCGAGGCCCTGACCGTCCTGCCCTTCATCTCTCGGCTGAGCATCCCTGGACTTTTCGTCGGGTGCCTGGTGGCCAACCTCTTCGGCCTCTTCTTCACCGGGCTCGGGTGGTACGACGTGGTCTTCGGCAGCCTGGCCACCCTTTTGGCGGCCTACCTGACATCGAGGGTGCCCCGACCGATCCTGGCTCCGCTCCCGCCCATCGTCATCAACGCCCTGGTCGTCGCGGCCTATGTCAGCGCCTTATCGAACCTGCCCTATTGGCTGACCGCCCTATACATTGCCGCCGGCGAAGCCGTCGCCGGGTATGTGCTGGGTTACCCTCTCCTCATCTTCCTTCTCAAGAGGCCGGCCTTGAGGCGGTACATCGAGTAA
- a CDS encoding acyl-CoA dehydrogenase family protein, producing the protein MIEALLTETSRSLREEVRAFVREDVPKDLILAMDGEAIHYPKEYLERAAARHLLGLRFPNEYGGRGLPWTEEIVALEEVGVLGTSLACLYSLPSIVGEALNVFGTSEQKAKYLGPTLAGRLCTAEALTEPRGGSDFFGTTMTARREGDVYLLSGQKRFVVGAEGADYFLAYARTDPAAPPHRGISAFIVERGPGVKVEYLYGLLGTRGGGTGRVLFQDARVPAENLVGRENGASDIFYRMMIPERMTTAAGSLGLARAAFDIAARYATKRKAFGRRIKDFQAVSFKIADSLTKLDAASAMVHAAAASADRDPDASRVRRMVSEAKKFATESAWEVVNLSMQVLGGIGYTTVFPVERYLRDARIMMIWTGTNEVMDLIIQHEFFAALEAAIRPGGSLRDLEADARDARDEEKIYE; encoded by the coding sequence GTGATCGAAGCGCTGCTCACCGAGACCTCGAGGAGTCTTCGCGAGGAGGTCCGGGCCTTCGTCCGCGAGGACGTCCCCAAGGACCTCATCCTGGCCATGGACGGCGAGGCGATCCACTATCCCAAGGAATACCTGGAACGGGCGGCCGCCAGGCACCTGCTCGGCCTGCGCTTCCCGAACGAGTACGGCGGGCGCGGGTTGCCCTGGACGGAGGAGATCGTCGCCCTGGAAGAAGTGGGCGTCCTCGGGACCTCCCTGGCCTGCCTGTATTCCCTGCCGAGCATCGTTGGGGAGGCCCTGAACGTCTTCGGCACTTCCGAACAGAAGGCCAAGTACCTCGGCCCGACTTTGGCGGGCCGGTTGTGCACGGCCGAAGCCCTGACCGAGCCGCGCGGCGGTTCCGACTTCTTCGGGACGACGATGACCGCCCGCCGCGAGGGCGACGTCTACCTGCTCAGCGGCCAGAAGCGCTTCGTCGTCGGGGCCGAAGGGGCCGACTACTTCCTCGCCTATGCCCGCACCGACCCGGCCGCCCCTCCCCATCGGGGGATCAGCGCCTTCATCGTCGAACGAGGCCCGGGGGTCAAGGTCGAGTACCTCTACGGCCTGCTGGGGACGCGCGGCGGCGGGACCGGACGGGTCCTCTTCCAGGACGCCCGGGTCCCCGCCGAGAACCTGGTCGGCCGGGAGAACGGAGCCTCGGACATCTTCTACCGGATGATGATCCCCGAGCGGATGACCACCGCCGCGGGCTCGCTGGGGCTCGCCCGGGCGGCCTTCGACATCGCCGCGCGCTATGCCACGAAGCGCAAGGCCTTCGGGCGGCGGATCAAGGACTTCCAGGCAGTCAGCTTCAAGATCGCCGACTCCCTGACCAAGCTCGACGCGGCCTCGGCGATGGTCCACGCGGCGGCGGCCTCGGCCGACCGGGACCCGGACGCCTCGCGGGTCCGCCGAATGGTCTCCGAGGCCAAGAAGTTCGCCACCGAGTCGGCCTGGGAGGTCGTCAACCTGTCCATGCAGGTCCTCGGCGGGATCGGCTACACGACGGTCTTCCCGGTCGAGCGTTACCTCCGCGATGCCCGAATCATGATGATCTGGACCGGGACCAACGAGGTCATGGACCTCATCATCCAGCATGAGTTCTTCGCCGCGCTCGAGGCGGCCATCCGCCCTGGCGGCTCCCTCCGCGACCTGGAGGCCGACGCCCGCGACGCCCGGGACGAGGAAAAGATCTACGAGTGA
- the purD gene encoding phosphoribosylamine--glycine ligase — protein MRVLVIGSGGREHALVWKIRQSPLVDEVFVIPGNPGMEGLARRLPGDPRDVGALVRLAEDRRIDLTVVGPEDPLAAGLVDAFTARGLAAFGPTAAATAIESSKVFAKDLMRRSGIPTANYRVFEVAEEARDYVSGRPEGPLVVKADGLSAGKGVIIARDRAEALAALNEAMVRAALGSAGRRVVVEEFLVGEEVSVFAICDGQRALPLAAAEDHKAVYDGDRGPNTGGMGAFSPVPAYTSAVAEAVGRTILDPIVQAMARVGRPFRGILFAGLMLTAAGPKVLEFNARLGDPETQAVLPRIKGDLVPVLLAAARGSLDGVTIDLTDEAAVCVVMASGGYPGRYVKGRPITGLGADLGPGVTVFHAGTSRDAEGRLCTSGGRVLGVTATAAGLEEAIARAYAAVDLIHFEGTHYRRDIGHRKAGLRETGFRNEGKSRP, from the coding sequence ATGAGAGTCCTGGTCATCGGGTCGGGCGGTCGAGAGCACGCCCTGGTCTGGAAGATCCGCCAAAGCCCGCTGGTGGACGAAGTCTTTGTCATCCCCGGCAATCCGGGGATGGAGGGCCTGGCCCGGCGGCTGCCGGGCGACCCGAGGGACGTCGGGGCGCTGGTTCGTCTGGCCGAGGACAGGCGGATCGACCTGACCGTCGTCGGTCCTGAAGACCCACTGGCCGCGGGGTTGGTCGATGCCTTCACCGCCCGGGGCCTAGCCGCCTTCGGTCCCACGGCCGCCGCGACGGCCATTGAAAGCAGCAAGGTCTTCGCCAAGGATCTGATGCGGCGAAGCGGCATTCCCACCGCCAACTATCGGGTCTTCGAGGTCGCGGAGGAGGCCCGGGACTACGTCAGCGGGCGGCCGGAGGGGCCGCTGGTGGTGAAGGCCGACGGTCTGTCGGCCGGCAAGGGCGTGATCATCGCCAGGGATCGGGCCGAGGCCCTCGCGGCGCTCAACGAGGCGATGGTCAGGGCGGCCTTGGGCTCGGCCGGTCGGCGGGTGGTCGTCGAGGAGTTCCTGGTCGGTGAAGAGGTCTCGGTCTTCGCCATCTGCGACGGTCAGCGGGCCCTGCCCCTAGCCGCGGCCGAGGACCACAAGGCGGTCTACGACGGTGACCGCGGGCCGAACACCGGCGGCATGGGGGCCTTCTCGCCGGTCCCGGCCTACACCTCGGCGGTGGCTGAGGCCGTCGGTCGGACCATCCTCGACCCGATCGTCCAGGCCATGGCCCGGGTCGGCCGTCCCTTCCGGGGGATCCTTTTCGCCGGGCTGATGCTGACGGCCGCGGGACCCAAGGTCCTGGAATTCAACGCCCGCCTCGGTGACCCCGAGACCCAGGCCGTCCTGCCGAGGATCAAGGGGGACCTGGTCCCGGTGCTTCTGGCGGCGGCCCGGGGTTCGCTGGACGGGGTGACCATCGACCTCACCGACGAGGCCGCCGTCTGCGTGGTGATGGCCTCCGGCGGGTATCCGGGGCGTTATGTCAAAGGGCGTCCGATCACCGGCTTGGGGGCCGACCTCGGCCCGGGGGTCACTGTCTTCCATGCCGGGACCTCGCGGGATGCCGAGGGTCGATTGTGCACCTCCGGCGGGCGCGTCCTCGGGGTCACCGCGACGGCCGCCGGGCTCGAGGAGGCCATCGCTCGGGCCTACGCGGCGGTGGACCTCATCCACTTCGAGGGGACCCACTACCGACGCGACATCGGGCACCGCAAGGCCGGCCTCCGTGAAACGGGCTTCAGAAACGAGGGGAAGAGCAGACCTTGA